The following are encoded in a window of Roseimaritima ulvae genomic DNA:
- a CDS encoding family 16 glycoside hydrolase: MSRYCSAFQPPQAVGIPVAWGLPIILALSFAWNLSALPLAAQTYATPEAAAQDPDFAVQGEYLGNQRGMQVIARGEGEFEIVIYEGGLPGAGWNRVAPRRVDGDADVVADLVESLELQRVERSSPTLDAPPPKGAIVLFDGSQQSLEKNWKPGARRSEDGLLQEGATSRETFGDYTLHLEFRTPFMPAASGQGRGNSGVYHQGRYETQVLDSFGLEGADNEAGGIYEHRDPDLNMCFPPLQWQTYDVNFTAPRFDAAGKKISDARLTVRLNGVVVQPDVAVPGTTRAAPLAENAAPGPIFLQNHGNPVRFRNIWLLPRDAQREAGRPRVPAFERFYASGIGDAVEGGQLLMAGLACTACHQGESTIPDKRGPNLTQVAARVRPDHLVAMIADPHGTKPGTAMPDPWNGVDEAEKQRLAKAIASYLSGELKITDRPGDSKAAQRGEQLYDSIGCRACHNGQSDNARSLATSVPLGDLGQKYTLDSLTEFLLDPHAVRPGMRMPQLANDRVEARDLACYLLRDVVLVPGGERFKYRLYEGSWDKLPDFDSLEPVDTGVMQDLDITAVKPKSNFGMVFETYFPVTTAGEYTFYIACDDGGRVTIGDKVVVVHDGIHPATEKSGKIKLPVGVHPVKIEYFEKAGQEELRLKIDGPDFKAADAGALMNGDPSGETLQELVESTFRPDPSLVEAGAAAFQQQRCASCHEFKDPGGKAVAASLTAPSLEHVASHLDQGCLADNPPAGVPDFSLSPSQREAIVAALATLDRPATPQQRTHLTMAAMNCYACHDRNGIGGPETAREANFQTTTQEMGNEGRLPPSLTGVGDKLNDAYVATILEQGANERPYMKTRMPAFRYQPLKTLHADINSLDRKTAADPVATNQSHELVVSNGRALVGDKGLACIKCHTYDNVGVEGIRALDALRWPVRLREDWFHRYLMDPQKYRPGTRMPASFVDGQSALKTIYDGDPALQINAIWKYLSSDDPKPPSGLVQGAIVLTPVDEPILYRNFITDLSPRGIAVGYPESVNLAWDAQAMGLVKIWQNEFIDARKHWVGRGPGQQAPLGDAVIRIDPDGPLAIVDSVDAPWPKLSARERGYQFLGYRLNADKQPVFRYRFNGNTVEDFCRPLGGSADQRGFERSIKIENPSPQGKRFFRAAVGDVETLPDGRFRLSTGGVLSIKGAGEPQWVTIDGKTELRFQLPAEQVVEITETIHW; encoded by the coding sequence ATGTCACGTTATTGTTCTGCTTTCCAGCCTCCACAGGCGGTTGGAATTCCGGTGGCATGGGGCTTGCCCATCATCCTGGCCCTGTCTTTCGCGTGGAACCTGTCGGCCTTGCCGTTGGCGGCCCAAACCTACGCGACGCCCGAAGCGGCGGCGCAGGATCCCGATTTTGCCGTGCAGGGTGAATACCTCGGAAACCAACGTGGGATGCAGGTCATCGCCCGCGGTGAGGGCGAGTTCGAAATCGTGATTTACGAAGGCGGTTTGCCCGGGGCGGGCTGGAATCGCGTAGCGCCCCGCCGCGTCGACGGAGACGCCGATGTGGTCGCTGATCTGGTTGAATCGCTGGAGCTGCAACGGGTCGAACGCAGCAGTCCCACACTGGACGCACCGCCGCCAAAGGGCGCGATCGTGCTGTTCGACGGCAGTCAGCAGAGCTTGGAAAAAAACTGGAAACCCGGAGCTCGCCGCAGCGAAGACGGGCTGTTGCAAGAAGGCGCCACCAGCCGGGAAACCTTTGGTGACTATACGTTGCATCTGGAGTTTCGCACGCCCTTTATGCCGGCCGCCAGCGGACAGGGACGCGGCAACAGCGGGGTCTATCACCAGGGACGCTACGAAACGCAAGTCTTGGATTCGTTTGGTCTAGAAGGAGCCGACAACGAAGCGGGCGGAATCTACGAACACCGCGATCCGGATTTGAACATGTGTTTCCCGCCTCTGCAGTGGCAAACCTATGACGTGAATTTCACCGCGCCGCGGTTCGATGCGGCCGGCAAAAAAATCAGCGATGCTCGTCTGACGGTGCGGCTCAACGGCGTCGTCGTCCAGCCGGATGTGGCGGTACCCGGCACCACGCGGGCCGCTCCGCTGGCGGAGAACGCAGCACCGGGACCGATCTTTTTGCAGAACCATGGCAATCCGGTTCGCTTCCGCAACATTTGGTTGTTGCCCCGCGATGCCCAACGCGAAGCCGGACGGCCGCGAGTGCCCGCGTTCGAACGCTTTTATGCTTCCGGTATCGGTGACGCTGTTGAAGGCGGCCAGCTGTTGATGGCCGGTTTGGCTTGTACGGCCTGCCACCAGGGCGAGTCCACGATCCCCGATAAACGCGGCCCCAATCTGACCCAGGTCGCCGCCCGCGTGCGGCCGGACCACTTGGTTGCGATGATCGCCGATCCTCACGGTACCAAACCAGGAACCGCCATGCCGGATCCCTGGAACGGCGTGGACGAAGCCGAAAAACAGCGGCTGGCCAAAGCCATCGCCAGCTACTTGTCGGGCGAGTTGAAAATCACCGATCGGCCGGGCGATTCGAAAGCGGCTCAACGGGGAGAGCAGTTGTACGATTCGATCGGCTGCCGCGCCTGCCATAACGGGCAATCCGACAACGCCCGCAGCCTGGCCACCTCGGTTCCCCTGGGCGACTTGGGCCAGAAATACACATTGGATTCGCTGACCGAATTCCTGCTCGATCCACACGCCGTGCGGCCCGGCATGCGGATGCCTCAATTAGCGAACGATCGCGTCGAAGCTCGGGACTTGGCCTGTTACCTGCTGCGTGATGTGGTGCTGGTCCCTGGCGGCGAACGCTTCAAGTACCGCTTGTATGAGGGATCGTGGGACAAACTGCCCGACTTCGACTCGCTGGAACCGGTTGATACGGGCGTGATGCAAGATTTGGACATCACCGCGGTGAAACCCAAGAGCAACTTTGGGATGGTGTTCGAAACCTATTTCCCGGTCACCACCGCCGGCGAATACACCTTCTACATCGCCTGCGACGACGGCGGCCGGGTAACCATCGGCGACAAAGTCGTCGTGGTCCATGACGGGATTCATCCGGCCACCGAGAAATCCGGCAAGATTAAATTGCCCGTAGGAGTGCACCCTGTAAAGATCGAGTACTTCGAAAAGGCCGGGCAGGAAGAACTGCGATTAAAAATCGATGGGCCGGATTTCAAAGCCGCCGACGCGGGCGCGCTGATGAACGGCGACCCCAGTGGTGAAACGCTGCAAGAATTGGTGGAGTCGACATTCCGCCCCGATCCAAGTTTGGTCGAAGCGGGCGCCGCGGCCTTTCAACAACAACGCTGCGCCAGTTGCCACGAATTCAAAGATCCCGGCGGCAAGGCCGTCGCTGCGTCGCTTACCGCACCCAGCTTGGAACACGTGGCCAGCCATTTGGATCAGGGCTGTCTAGCGGACAACCCGCCGGCCGGCGTTCCCGACTTCTCGCTGTCGCCCAGCCAACGCGAGGCGATTGTCGCGGCTTTGGCAACCCTCGATCGGCCCGCCACGCCGCAGCAGCGAACGCACCTGACCATGGCGGCCATGAACTGTTACGCCTGCCACGACCGCAATGGCATCGGCGGTCCGGAAACGGCGCGTGAAGCCAACTTCCAAACCACTACCCAAGAAATGGGCAACGAAGGTCGCTTGCCTCCCAGCTTGACTGGTGTCGGCGACAAGCTGAACGATGCCTATGTGGCGACCATTCTGGAACAGGGTGCCAATGAACGGCCCTATATGAAGACGCGCATGCCGGCGTTCCGTTACCAACCATTAAAAACGTTGCACGCCGATATTAATTCGCTGGATCGCAAAACCGCAGCCGATCCGGTGGCGACGAATCAGTCCCACGAATTGGTCGTTTCCAACGGTCGCGCATTGGTGGGCGACAAAGGTCTGGCCTGTATCAAATGCCACACCTACGACAACGTTGGCGTGGAAGGAATTCGTGCCCTCGACGCGTTGCGATGGCCCGTGCGATTGCGTGAAGACTGGTTCCATCGCTACCTGATGGACCCGCAAAAATATCGTCCCGGAACCCGCATGCCGGCCAGCTTTGTCGACGGCCAGTCTGCGCTCAAAACGATCTACGATGGTGACCCGGCGTTGCAGATCAATGCGATCTGGAAATACCTGTCGTCGGACGATCCGAAACCGCCCAGCGGTCTGGTGCAGGGCGCGATCGTGTTGACGCCGGTCGACGAACCGATCCTGTATCGTAACTTCATCACCGACCTCAGCCCTCGCGGCATCGCCGTGGGCTATCCCGAAAGCGTCAACTTGGCGTGGGATGCTCAGGCCATGGGGTTGGTCAAAATTTGGCAGAACGAATTTATCGACGCTCGCAAGCACTGGGTGGGACGAGGTCCCGGCCAGCAGGCACCGCTGGGCGACGCGGTGATCCGCATCGATCCGGATGGTCCGTTAGCGATCGTCGATTCGGTGGACGCGCCGTGGCCCAAGCTGTCCGCGCGGGAGCGGGGGTATCAGTTCCTGGGTTATCGCTTGAACGCCGACAAGCAACCGGTGTTTCGATACCGTTTCAACGGCAACACGGTCGAAGATTTCTGTCGACCGCTGGGCGGTTCGGCCGATCAACGCGGGTTTGAACGCAGCATTAAAATCGAAAATCCGTCGCCGCAAGGCAAACGCTTCTTCCGGGCGGCGGTGGGCGATGTCGAAACCTTGCCCGACGGGCGGTTTCGGTTGTCGACCGGCGGGGTGCTGTCGATCAAAGGGGCCGGCGAGCCACAATGGGTTACCATCGATGGCAAGACTGAGTTGCGATTCCAACTGCCTGCCGAGCAGGTCGTCGAAATCACCGAAACCATCCACTGGTAG
- a CDS encoding RDD family protein has product MAEAAPLDTTIQVVTPENIAFEYQLAGPFRRIPAYVLDVLLYTMVLAFLVIIGLYIGFYSMSMLAMSVYAFIGLVLWFVLGWFYGALCETYFNGRTVGKWACGLRVISVDGRPLSGMQATIRNLLRVADLAPPAALGQFDSDVAPALAFPTALIGLMSVVMTQRMQRLGDLAAGTMVVVDEKSWRLPVAKVDDPRVAALASYVPGDYRISPTMARTLAAYAERRAYLTPARRREVARHLTDPLVDRFEFRPDIDPDLLMYALYYQTFLAGDSNTPPELGALAGFSPLRKDIGRELAPTPPPPPPPLAHSTEQGVNG; this is encoded by the coding sequence ATGGCAGAAGCGGCACCTCTAGACACGACCATCCAAGTGGTGACGCCCGAGAACATCGCCTTTGAATATCAGTTGGCCGGTCCTTTTCGCCGCATTCCTGCCTACGTCTTGGATGTGCTGCTGTACACGATGGTGCTGGCGTTTCTGGTGATCATCGGGCTGTACATCGGATTCTATTCAATGTCTATGTTGGCGATGTCGGTGTATGCCTTCATCGGCTTGGTCTTGTGGTTCGTATTGGGCTGGTTCTACGGAGCCCTTTGCGAGACATATTTCAACGGCCGCACGGTGGGCAAATGGGCTTGCGGTTTGCGTGTGATCAGCGTCGATGGCCGTCCGCTCTCGGGCATGCAAGCGACGATTCGCAACTTGCTGCGGGTGGCTGATTTGGCGCCCCCGGCGGCGCTCGGTCAGTTTGATAGTGACGTCGCCCCGGCGTTGGCTTTCCCCACCGCCCTGATTGGATTGATGTCGGTGGTCATGACACAGCGGATGCAGCGGCTGGGCGACTTGGCTGCCGGGACGATGGTGGTAGTGGACGAGAAAAGCTGGCGGCTGCCGGTTGCTAAAGTCGACGACCCCCGGGTAGCGGCCTTGGCGTCGTACGTACCCGGCGACTATCGGATCAGCCCCACCATGGCTCGCACCTTGGCCGCGTATGCCGAACGGCGAGCTTACCTCACACCGGCTCGGCGCCGTGAAGTCGCCCGGCACCTGACCGACCCGCTGGTGGACCGTTTTGAATTCCGTCCGGACATCGATCCGGATCTACTAATGTACGCGTTGTATTACCAAACCTTTTTGGCGGGCGACAGCAACACCCCGCCGGAACTGGGCGCCTTGGCCGGGTTCAGCCCGTTGCGGAAAGACATTGGTCGCGAGTTAGCGCCAACTCCGCCGCCGCCACCACCACCGCTGGCGCATAGCACGGAACAGGGAGTGAATGGGTGA